The following coding sequences lie in one Bacteroidota bacterium genomic window:
- the trpC gene encoding indole-3-glycerol phosphate synthase TrpC translates to MNTLDRILDDTRALVARRKTEASVADLEARPAFSAPTRPFAGALRRDDLAVIAEIKKASPSQGVIRPDFDPVEIAGQYERGGAAALSVLTEPLYFQGSLDILAAVRAATDLPILRKDFVVDEYQLVEARAYGADAVLLIAAALDPAALHDLHDAATDLGLACLVELHAEAELEALDLARVQVLGVNNRDLRTFEVDIERAPRVLAGVPERIARVAESGLKTAADLALLRRRGIDAVLIGETFMRAPDPGAALAGLRRDTARLLATQSV, encoded by the coding sequence ATGAACACCCTCGACCGTATCCTCGACGACACCCGCGCCCTCGTTGCCCGTCGGAAGACCGAGGCATCCGTCGCCGACCTCGAAGCGCGCCCTGCGTTCTCGGCCCCGACGCGGCCCTTCGCCGGGGCGCTGCGCCGGGACGACCTCGCCGTCATCGCCGAGATCAAAAAGGCATCGCCCTCGCAGGGCGTGATCAGGCCCGACTTCGACCCGGTCGAGATCGCGGGGCAGTACGAGCGAGGCGGGGCCGCCGCGCTCTCGGTCCTCACCGAGCCGCTGTACTTCCAGGGATCGCTCGACATCCTCGCCGCCGTCCGCGCCGCCACCGACCTGCCGATTCTGCGGAAGGACTTTGTCGTCGACGAATACCAGCTTGTCGAGGCCCGCGCCTACGGCGCCGACGCCGTGCTCCTGATCGCCGCCGCGCTCGACCCGGCCGCGCTGCACGACCTCCACGACGCCGCCACCGACCTCGGCCTGGCCTGCCTCGTGGAACTGCACGCCGAGGCCGAGCTAGAAGCCCTCGACCTCGCCCGCGTCCAGGTTCTCGGTGTCAACAACCGCGACCTGCGGACGTTCGAGGTCGACATCGAGCGTGCCCCGCGCGTCCTCGCCGGCGTGCCGGAGCGCATCGCCCGCGTCGCTGAGAGCGGCCTCAAGACCGCCGCCGACCTCGCGCTGCTTCGCCGTCGCGGGATCGACGCCGTCCTTATCGGCGAGACGTTCATGCGTGCTCCTGACCCGGGTGCGGCGCTCGCTGGTCTCCGCCGCGACACCGCCCGCCTCCTTGCCACTCAATCCGTATGA
- a CDS encoding phosphoribosylanthranilate isomerase gives MTRTKIKICGLTQLADARYCAGAGADYLGFIQYEDSPRYVAPKVAKEIIDWLDGIEAVGVFVNEDAEAVNARCAEVGFGLAQLHGHEPPEVVAAVEVPTIKSFRVQHDASSEQLRALMLPYQGVADFFLLDTHKTSLWGGTGESFNWRLARDLAAEFPLFLAGGINAENVQEAIDTMQPYAVDLSSSVESEPGIKDFDKLYDFFEAYRDAVEVD, from the coding sequence ATGACCCGAACGAAAATCAAAATCTGCGGCCTCACCCAGCTTGCCGACGCCCGCTACTGCGCCGGGGCTGGGGCTGACTACCTCGGCTTCATCCAGTACGAGGACAGCCCGCGCTACGTCGCGCCGAAGGTAGCGAAGGAGATCATCGACTGGCTGGACGGGATCGAGGCCGTCGGCGTGTTCGTGAACGAGGACGCGGAGGCGGTCAACGCCCGCTGCGCCGAGGTCGGGTTCGGGCTGGCGCAGCTCCACGGGCACGAGCCGCCGGAGGTCGTCGCTGCCGTCGAGGTGCCGACCATCAAGTCGTTCCGGGTGCAGCACGACGCGTCGAGTGAGCAGCTGCGAGCGCTGATGCTGCCCTACCAGGGTGTGGCCGACTTCTTCCTACTCGACACCCACAAGACGAGCCTCTGGGGCGGCACCGGCGAGAGCTTCAACTGGCGCCTCGCCCGCGACCTCGCCGCCGAGTTTCCCCTCTTCCTCGCCGGCGGCATCAACGCCGAGAACGTGCAGGAGGCCATCGACACGATGCAGCCCTACGCCGTCGACCTCTCCTCGTCGGTCGAGTCCGAGCCGGGCATCAAGGACTTCGACAAACTCTACGACTTCTTCGAGGCATACCGCGACGCGGTGGAGGTGGACTGA
- the trpB gene encoding tryptophan synthase subunit beta — METATQAYTAPDARGRFGDYGGAFVPEILVPVLEELKTAYAEAKDDPAFQREVDSLLRDYVGRPTPLSFADRLTERLSGQRGGPRIYLKREDLCHTGAHKINNTIGQVLLARRMGKRRIIAETGAGQHGVATATVCAKFGLDCIVFMGAEDIERQRLNVERMRLLGAEVRPATSGSRTLKDATNEAIRDWVSHPGDTFYIIGSVVGPHPYPMLVRDFHRVIGEETRRQLREVEGRETPDAVVACVGGGSNAMGIFYPFLDDETDLYGIEAAGEGLDGRHAATLSLGTPGVLHGAMSYLLQDDAGQVEVAHSVSAGLDYPGVGPEHSHLKDTGRVIYRAVTDAEALEGVRLLSRTEGIIPALETAHAVAALPAICAEMDENQIVVINVSGRGDKDMATISARLPA, encoded by the coding sequence ATGGAGACCGCGACGCAGGCCTATACCGCCCCCGACGCGCGAGGCCGCTTCGGCGACTACGGCGGGGCGTTCGTTCCCGAAATCCTCGTCCCGGTTCTGGAGGAGCTGAAGACGGCCTACGCCGAGGCGAAAGACGACCCCGCGTTCCAGCGCGAGGTCGACAGCCTGCTGCGCGACTACGTCGGGCGGCCCACGCCGCTCTCCTTCGCCGACCGGCTGACCGAACGCCTCAGTGGGCAGCGTGGCGGGCCGAGGATTTACCTCAAGCGCGAGGACCTCTGCCACACCGGGGCGCACAAGATCAACAACACGATCGGGCAGGTGCTCCTCGCCCGGCGGATGGGCAAGCGGCGGATCATCGCTGAGACCGGGGCGGGCCAGCACGGCGTCGCCACGGCGACGGTCTGCGCCAAGTTCGGGCTCGACTGCATCGTGTTCATGGGGGCCGAAGACATCGAGCGGCAGCGCCTCAACGTGGAGCGGATGCGGCTGCTCGGGGCCGAGGTGCGCCCGGCGACGAGCGGGAGCCGCACGCTGAAGGACGCCACCAACGAGGCGATCCGCGACTGGGTCTCGCACCCGGGCGACACGTTCTATATCATCGGCTCGGTCGTCGGCCCGCACCCGTACCCGATGCTGGTGCGCGACTTCCACCGCGTAATCGGGGAAGAGACGCGGCGCCAACTCCGCGAAGTCGAGGGCCGCGAGACGCCCGACGCGGTCGTGGCGTGCGTCGGCGGCGGCTCGAACGCGATGGGCATCTTCTACCCGTTTCTGGATGACGAGACCGACCTCTACGGCATCGAGGCGGCGGGCGAAGGCCTGGACGGCCGCCACGCGGCCACGCTCTCGCTCGGCACGCCGGGCGTGCTGCACGGGGCGATGAGCTACCTCCTGCAGGACGACGCGGGGCAGGTGGAGGTCGCCCACTCGGTCTCGGCGGGGTTGGACTACCCGGGCGTCGGGCCGGAGCACAGCCACCTCAAGGACACGGGCCGCGTGATCTACCGCGCCGTGACCGATGCCGAGGCGCTGGAGGGGGTCCGGCTGCTGTCGCGGACCGAGGGCATCATCCCCGCGCTCGAAACCGCCCACGCCGTCGCCGCCCTGCCCGCGATCTGCGCCGAGATGGACGAAAATCAGATCGTCGTCATCAACGTCTCCGGGCGCGGCGACAAAGACATGGCAACGATCTCCGCGCGCCTTCCTGCGTAA
- a CDS encoding Uma2 family endonuclease: MPALTDTLPYTLRRFSAEEVDRLRQAGILPDGGYRLDDGVPVMAGTDRAWHFTVEDYYRMVEAGVLRPDERTELFEGHILHMSPPSSFHSSTVSRIARLLTLLAGERAIVRTQDPIQLGDTHPEPDVALLRPREDFYARAHPHPLDVLLAVEVSMSTLAFDQGPKLAKYAEYGIPEVWIVAPEEGWVEVCRRPDVDRYVTVTRHAHGEALAVEALPGLAFTVADVLGPARS; encoded by the coding sequence ATGCCTGCCCTCACCGACACCCTGCCCTACACCCTCCGGCGCTTCTCAGCGGAGGAGGTCGACCGATTGCGGCAGGCCGGCATCCTGCCCGACGGCGGCTACCGGCTCGACGACGGCGTGCCGGTGATGGCAGGCACCGACCGCGCGTGGCACTTCACGGTCGAGGACTACTACCGGATGGTCGAGGCCGGCGTCCTGCGCCCGGACGAGCGCACCGAACTCTTCGAAGGCCACATTCTGCATATGTCTCCACCAAGCAGCTTCCATTCTAGCACCGTCAGCCGTATCGCTCGCCTGCTGACGCTCCTCGCAGGGGAGCGCGCCATCGTCCGAACCCAAGACCCGATCCAACTCGGCGACACGCACCCGGAGCCGGACGTGGCGCTGCTGCGCCCGCGCGAGGACTTCTACGCCCGCGCCCACCCGCACCCGCTGGACGTGCTGCTCGCGGTCGAGGTGTCGATGAGCACGCTCGCGTTCGACCAGGGGCCGAAGCTGGCGAAGTACGCCGAGTACGGGATCCCCGAGGTGTGGATCGTCGCGCCCGAGGAGGGGTGGGTCGAGGTGTGCCGGAGGCCGGACGTGGACCGCTACGTCACCGTCACGCGGCACGCGCACGGCGAAGCGCTCGCGGTCGAAGCCCTCCCCGGTCTCGCCTTCACCGTCGCCGACGTGCTCGGCCCGGCGCGCTCATGA
- the trpA gene encoding tryptophan synthase subunit alpha, which yields MTGRLRTTLAACRKRGDKAMGLFLTNGFPHPDATLPILRAADAAGADFIELGMPFSDPLAEGLPIQHASERALRHGVTMADAFRTAERFRAESETPLLMMGYVNPVLRYGVGTFCRDAAAAGVDGLILPDLPPEEAGLVEREAGAAGLGLTLLVAPNTSDERVRQVDAQATAFVYAVSVAGLTGSDLDGLGGISAYLRRVRGLVHNNPLLVGFGIRTHADALALSEHTDGFIVGTALIRLAEALWDDASLTDAERLARVRRFARELKHGTTPLSA from the coding sequence ATGACCGGCCGGCTCCGAACGACCCTCGCCGCCTGCCGGAAGCGTGGCGACAAGGCGATGGGCCTCTTCCTCACGAACGGCTTCCCGCACCCCGACGCGACGCTCCCGATCCTCCGCGCTGCGGACGCCGCCGGGGCCGACTTCATCGAACTCGGCATGCCGTTCTCCGACCCCCTCGCCGAGGGCCTGCCGATCCAGCACGCCTCGGAGCGGGCGCTCCGGCATGGGGTCACGATGGCCGATGCGTTTCGCACCGCCGAGCGGTTCCGGGCTGAGAGTGAGACGCCGCTGCTCATGATGGGCTACGTCAACCCCGTCCTCCGCTACGGCGTCGGCACCTTCTGCCGCGACGCGGCGGCGGCGGGCGTAGACGGCCTTATCCTCCCCGACCTCCCGCCCGAAGAGGCCGGCCTGGTCGAGCGCGAGGCGGGCGCGGCGGGACTCGGCCTTACGCTCCTCGTCGCTCCGAACACCTCGGACGAGCGCGTCCGGCAGGTCGACGCGCAGGCGACGGCGTTCGTCTACGCGGTCTCGGTGGCTGGACTGACCGGGAGCGACCTGGACGGACTCGGTGGAATCTCTGCGTATCTGCGCCGCGTGCGGGGCCTCGTCCACAACAATCCGCTGCTCGTCGGGTTCGGGATACGGACCCACGCCGACGCTCTCGCGCTCAGCGAGCACACCGACGGCTTCATCGTTGGCACCGCCCTCATCCGGCTCGCCGAGGCGCTGTGGGACGACGCCTCGCTCACCGACGCCGAGCGCCTCGCCCGCGTCCGCCGCTTCGCCCGCGAACTGAAACACGGAACGACTCCGCTTTCGGCATGA
- a CDS encoding DUF4837 family protein, producing the protein MTSLLRFAAAFALLVTAGCGTVTEYKPPAVGKKGEIMVVTDSATWNGPVGEALRATVGRSLRTFPQPTPAFTLRHESLSEFSLDGLRRQHSVIFAAPYTGTSETARFIRARLDSAGVQALERGGRGLITRPDLWMRDQLIAYATAPTDSALVQQLRAGGDDLRTAFNRLARTRTTEDMFDKARQTEIEADLLDRHGFAVGIQHDYVRAVDTTFVNDQGTRGTFVRYRRFAGQDSWRDFFVYYEEDPRLTRLAPEAVRALRNDLTQRFIRGTFADSYIAIEDRDPVGRPVEADTVDLGGRFAIETRGTWRLTGDIMGGPFVSYAFFDEDTGRFYLIDGMIFGPRYSAAEKREFLRQMEAIAYTFRTDGGGVEVLADSGDEG; encoded by the coding sequence ATGACATCTCTTCTCCGATTCGCAGCCGCGTTCGCCCTTCTCGTGACGGCGGGATGCGGCACCGTCACCGAGTACAAGCCCCCCGCCGTCGGCAAGAAGGGCGAGATCATGGTGGTGACCGACTCGGCGACGTGGAACGGGCCGGTCGGCGAGGCGCTGCGCGCGACGGTCGGGCGCAGCCTGCGGACGTTCCCGCAGCCGACCCCCGCCTTCACGCTACGCCACGAGTCCCTGAGCGAGTTCTCGCTCGACGGGCTGCGCCGCCAGCACAGCGTCATCTTCGCCGCCCCCTACACCGGCACCTCCGAGACCGCCCGCTTCATTCGCGCCCGGCTCGACTCGGCGGGCGTGCAGGCGCTCGAACGTGGCGGGCGGGGCCTCATCACCCGGCCCGACCTCTGGATGCGCGACCAACTCATCGCCTACGCCACGGCTCCCACCGACTCGGCCCTCGTCCAGCAGCTCCGCGCCGGGGGCGACGACCTCCGCACGGCCTTCAACCGCCTCGCCCGCACGCGCACGACCGAGGACATGTTCGACAAAGCGCGGCAGACCGAGATCGAGGCCGACCTCCTCGACCGGCACGGCTTCGCCGTCGGCATCCAGCACGACTACGTCCGCGCCGTCGACACGACGTTCGTCAACGATCAGGGCACGCGGGGGACGTTCGTCCGCTACCGCCGCTTCGCCGGGCAGGACTCGTGGCGCGACTTCTTCGTCTACTACGAGGAAGACCCGCGCCTGACGCGGCTCGCGCCCGAGGCGGTCCGCGCCCTCCGCAACGACCTCACCCAGCGGTTCATCCGAGGCACCTTCGCCGACAGCTACATCGCCATCGAAGACCGAGACCCGGTCGGGCGGCCGGTCGAGGCCGACACCGTGGACCTCGGCGGGCGCTTCGCGATCGAGACGCGCGGGACGTGGCGGCTGACCGGCGACATCATGGGCGGGCCGTTCGTGAGCTACGCCTTTTTCGACGAGGACACGGGCCGGTTCTACCTCATCGACGGGATGATCTTCGGCCCGCGCTACTCGGCCGCCGAGAAGCGCGAGTTCCTCCGCCAGATGGAAGCCATCGCTTACACCTTCCGCACCGACGGCGGGGGCGTCGAGGTCCTCGCCGACAGTGGGGACGAGGGGTGA
- a CDS encoding DUF4296 domain-containing protein, with translation MEEQTCERAEASLAPPQRCRPSSVLCLLSSALFLTACGAEQPTAPSLSDSLMVDVLVEVHLADARAAHTGESRDSLRAAALAPFGLDTLAFRQALDYYAQHPGLYAPVYTRALDQVIRERRLEEEEP, from the coding sequence ATGGAAGAGCAGACGTGCGAACGAGCGGAAGCGTCGCTGGCCCCGCCGCAGCGATGCCGTCCGTCCTCTGTCCTCTGTCTTCTGTCCTCCGCTCTCTTCCTCACTGCCTGCGGAGCCGAGCAGCCGACCGCCCCCAGCCTTTCGGACAGCCTGATGGTCGACGTGCTCGTCGAGGTCCACCTCGCCGACGCGCGCGCCGCCCACACGGGTGAGTCGCGGGACAGCCTCCGCGCGGCCGCCCTCGCACCCTTCGGCCTGGACACCCTAGCCTTCCGGCAGGCGCTCGACTACTACGCCCAGCACCCGGGCCTCTACGCTCCGGTCTACACTCGTGCCCTCGACCAGGTGATCCGCGAGCGACGCCTGGAGGAGGAGGAGCCGTGA
- the pepT gene encoding peptidase T yields the protein MPPIPADTVADLPAVARRFVRYVQIDTQSDPDSASVPSTEKQLVLSRLLLSELRGLGVEATVDEAGYVYATLPSTLPPGHTVPVLGLVAHVDTSPDEPGGGVRPLLHRNYQGEVIALPGDPSVTLDPARQSALRAHLGHDLITSDGTTLLGSDDKAGVAVLMQLAEDLAGSTAPRPEVRLLFTVDEEIGRGVDHLDRARFGADVAYTIDGGPVGELSSETFNAAEATVTVEGVTVHPGYAKGVMANAVRVLAEFIAALPANETPSMTEERQGYFYPYAVTQGETGRASVRILLRDFEDDGLARRKTFLRSLAEELGERHPRAHISVEVRDSYRNMLRYIEETDPRTVSFADAAARAVGLTPRWHLVRGGTDGARLSEIGIPTPNVFTGGYDFHSRFEWNTVQNLNTTLSYVNALVEHWGQHGGT from the coding sequence ATGCCCCCGATTCCTGCCGACACAGTCGCTGACCTCCCCGCTGTCGCGCGGCGGTTCGTCCGGTACGTGCAGATCGATACGCAGTCGGACCCGGACTCCGCGTCGGTGCCCTCGACGGAGAAGCAGCTTGTGCTGAGCCGCCTGCTCCTCAGCGAACTACGCGGCTTGGGCGTGGAGGCCACCGTCGACGAGGCGGGCTACGTGTACGCCACGCTGCCCTCTACGCTGCCGCCGGGCCACACCGTGCCGGTCCTCGGCCTCGTCGCCCACGTCGACACCTCGCCCGACGAGCCAGGCGGCGGCGTTCGCCCCCTCCTTCACCGGAACTACCAGGGCGAGGTCATCGCGCTTCCCGGCGACCCGTCGGTCACGCTCGACCCGGCGCGGCAGTCGGCGCTCCGCGCGCACCTCGGCCACGACCTTATCACGAGCGACGGCACGACCCTCCTCGGCTCCGACGACAAGGCGGGCGTCGCCGTCCTGATGCAGCTCGCCGAAGACCTCGCCGGCAGCACAGCTCCTCGGCCTGAGGTCCGCCTCCTCTTCACCGTGGATGAAGAAATCGGGCGCGGTGTGGACCACCTGGACCGGGCGCGCTTCGGAGCGGACGTCGCCTACACGATCGACGGAGGACCGGTCGGCGAGCTGTCTTCCGAGACCTTCAACGCCGCCGAGGCCACGGTCACGGTCGAGGGGGTGACGGTCCACCCGGGCTATGCGAAGGGCGTGATGGCGAACGCGGTCCGCGTCCTCGCCGAGTTCATCGCCGCCCTGCCTGCGAACGAGACGCCAAGCATGACGGAGGAGCGGCAAGGCTATTTCTACCCATACGCCGTCACGCAGGGCGAGACGGGCCGGGCCAGCGTCCGCATCCTGCTGCGCGACTTTGAGGACGACGGCCTCGCCCGGCGCAAGACGTTCCTGCGGAGCCTCGCCGAAGAACTCGGGGAGCGGCACCCCCGCGCCCATATCAGCGTCGAGGTTCGGGACTCCTACCGCAACATGCTCCGCTACATCGAAGAAACAGACCCGCGCACCGTCTCGTTTGCCGACGCGGCCGCTCGCGCGGTGGGCCTCACCCCCCGCTGGCACCTCGTGCGCGGCGGCACCGACGGGGCGCGCCTCTCCGAGATAGGCATCCCGACGCCCAACGTCTTCACGGGCGGCTACGACTTCCACAGCCGCTTCGAGTGGAACACCGTCCAGAACCTGAACACCACCCTGAGCTACGTCAACGCCCTCGTGGAGCACTGGGGCCAGCACGGAGGCACCTGA
- a CDS encoding LytTR family DNA-binding domain-containing protein, with translation MRCLIVDDDALARTVLERYVSRYDTLDLVGSCDSALDAADLITRAREAARPVDLAFFDVEMPELNGLELARSLGEDVQVVIVSGKEEYARDAFDLAVADYIVKPVDYARFVRSVERARLLAAARQEGRTASETPQDALPDGHVFVRSEGRFVRVNLQEVAWIEAQKDYVVLHGPEQPVTVHTTMKALAERLPDTFARIHRSTIVRLDQIEDASESAVVVGGTELSVSSTYRQDLMSRLRTL, from the coding sequence ATGCGATGCCTGATCGTGGACGACGACGCGCTCGCGCGCACCGTCCTCGAACGCTACGTGTCACGCTACGACACCCTGGACCTCGTCGGGTCCTGTGACAGCGCACTCGACGCTGCCGACCTGATCACCCGAGCACGCGAAGCCGCACGCCCCGTGGACCTCGCGTTCTTCGACGTCGAGATGCCCGAGCTAAACGGCCTGGAGCTTGCCCGGTCGCTCGGGGAGGACGTGCAGGTCGTGATCGTCAGCGGCAAGGAGGAGTACGCGCGGGACGCCTTCGACCTCGCCGTGGCGGACTATATCGTGAAGCCCGTAGACTACGCGCGCTTCGTCCGCTCGGTGGAGCGCGCCCGGCTGCTGGCCGCAGCCAGGCAGGAAGGAAGGACAGCGTCCGAGACACCACAAGACGCACTGCCCGACGGTCACGTCTTCGTGCGGAGCGAGGGGCGCTTCGTACGCGTGAACCTCCAGGAGGTGGCCTGGATAGAGGCGCAGAAAGACTACGTCGTGCTCCACGGACCCGAGCAGCCGGTCACGGTCCACACCACGATGAAGGCCCTGGCCGAACGCTTGCCCGACACCTTCGCTCGGATCCACCGCTCGACGATTGTCCGCCTGGACCAGATCGAGGACGCCTCGGAGTCGGCGGTCGTGGTGGGCGGGACCGAACTGTCGGTCAGCAGCACCTACCGGCAGGACCTGATGAGCCGCCTGCGCACGCTGTAG
- a CDS encoding ATP-binding protein, whose amino-acid sequence MPYRPPPAAASPQVRLDDPAFLLELALAANKTLDPSAECRVFIDTLRERAGVDGGLWFRAVGVFQPVCGSGAFGSAPQLSPDHPLARATERGEVFLAPLPDARFEGLADAASGVAAACRVGQDGLMALHASEGISLGAEEVEALRPVMEQLAATHHMMQAVSRDSREQKELEAQLREAKSRADSSVQAKERFLATMSHEIRTPLNAVLGLSHLLGETALAEEQTEYVQGIAAAADALLSLVNDVLDFARLGAEKLTFEAIPFQPADLLHDLVLVLRPRAEAKGIELHLALDPAVPDELIGDPHRLRQILINLVSNAVKFTHEGGVTVHVMPVAGGTDGSIVLQFEVVDTGIGISPDQHERIFESFTQARSDDARNEGGSGLGLAIVKELVEGQQGTVSVASEEGSGSRFAVSLPFAPSAARAPEPKPEGYADLRGLHVLLAEDIAANQFVATRMLERWGVAVTVVENGREAIEQVVSYPEKFDLVLMDLQMPEMDGITATRTIRDTLGLPRERLPILALTASVLAQQRDEVLAAGFDEFILKPFDPVYLSHRIAFLTGRIEEADRQPVNRAALERYALGDPSFVRELMALFYREVPSKVGMLAEAAEAGAWEEVWTLAHQAKSQAAYVGAERLAASLAEVERRARGARPEDAVPEARRAAALCQAVENDLKKLSQQEATEHA is encoded by the coding sequence ATGCCGTACCGCCCGCCGCCCGCCGCCGCGTCGCCTCAGGTCCGCCTTGACGACCCTGCCTTCCTGCTGGAGTTGGCGCTCGCCGCCAACAAAACGCTCGACCCGTCCGCTGAATGCAGAGTGTTTATCGACACGCTCCGCGAGCGGGCCGGGGTCGACGGTGGCCTGTGGTTCCGGGCGGTGGGCGTGTTTCAGCCGGTGTGCGGGTCGGGAGCTTTCGGCTCGGCACCGCAGCTAAGCCCCGACCACCCGCTCGCCCGAGCGACCGAGCGCGGCGAGGTATTCCTCGCGCCCCTGCCCGACGCACGCTTCGAGGGCCTGGCGGACGCGGCAAGCGGCGTCGCGGCGGCGTGCAGGGTGGGTCAGGACGGCCTGATGGCGCTTCACGCGTCGGAGGGCATTTCCCTCGGCGCGGAGGAGGTCGAGGCGCTGCGGCCCGTGATGGAGCAGCTTGCGGCGACGCACCACATGATGCAGGCGGTCTCGCGCGACAGCCGTGAGCAGAAAGAACTGGAGGCCCAACTGCGCGAAGCGAAGAGCCGGGCAGACTCGTCCGTGCAGGCCAAAGAGCGGTTCCTGGCCACGATGAGCCACGAAATCCGCACGCCGCTCAACGCGGTGCTCGGTCTCTCGCACCTCCTCGGCGAGACCGCGCTGGCCGAGGAGCAGACCGAATATGTCCAGGGCATCGCCGCCGCCGCCGACGCCCTGCTGAGCCTGGTGAACGACGTCCTCGACTTTGCCCGCCTCGGAGCCGAAAAGCTCACCTTCGAGGCGATCCCATTCCAGCCGGCCGACCTGCTCCACGACCTCGTGCTCGTGCTCCGGCCCCGCGCCGAGGCTAAAGGCATCGAACTCCACCTTGCTCTCGACCCGGCCGTGCCCGACGAACTCATCGGGGACCCGCACCGCCTGCGCCAGATCCTCATCAACCTCGTCTCGAACGCCGTGAAGTTCACGCACGAGGGCGGCGTCACCGTGCATGTGATGCCAGTGGCGGGCGGCACCGACGGCAGCATCGTGCTCCAGTTCGAGGTGGTTGACACGGGCATCGGGATATCGCCGGACCAGCACGAACGCATCTTCGAGTCGTTCACCCAGGCCCGCAGCGACGATGCTCGCAACGAGGGCGGAAGTGGCCTGGGCCTCGCGATTGTGAAGGAGCTGGTCGAAGGGCAACAGGGGACGGTCTCGGTGGCGAGCGAGGAGGGAAGCGGTTCGCGGTTCGCCGTCTCGCTGCCCTTTGCCCCGAGCGCGGCCCGCGCGCCGGAGCCAAAGCCGGAAGGCTACGCCGACCTGCGCGGCCTGCACGTTCTCCTGGCCGAAGACATCGCCGCGAACCAGTTTGTCGCCACGCGGATGCTGGAGCGCTGGGGCGTCGCCGTCACGGTCGTCGAGAACGGGCGGGAGGCTATCGAGCAGGTGGTGTCGTACCCTGAGAAGTTCGACTTGGTGCTGATGGACCTCCAGATGCCGGAGATGGACGGCATTACCGCTACGCGCACCATCCGCGACACGCTGGGTCTACCGCGCGAGCGCCTGCCTATCCTGGCGCTGACGGCCTCGGTGCTGGCCCAGCAGCGAGACGAGGTGCTCGCCGCCGGCTTCGACGAGTTCATCCTCAAGCCGTTTGACCCGGTTTATCTGAGCCACCGCATCGCGTTTCTGACCGGACGCATCGAGGAGGCCGACCGCCAGCCCGTCAACCGGGCGGCGCTGGAGCGGTACGCGCTTGGCGACCCCTCGTTTGTCAGAGAACTGATGGCCTTGTTCTACCGAGAAGTCCCCAGCAAGGTTGGGATGCTCGCCGAGGCCGCCGAGGCGGGAGCATGGGAAGAGGTGTGGACCCTCGCCCACCAAGCGAAATCGCAGGCAGCTTACGTCGGAGCCGAGCGCCTGGCCGCGTCGCTGGCCGAAGTGGAGCGTCGCGCGCGCGGCGCTCGTCCCGAGGATGCCGTGCCGGAGGCGAGGCGAGCCGCTGCGCTGTGCCAAGCCGTCGAGAATGACCTCAAAAAGCTATCTCAGCAGGAAGCGACAGAGCACGCGTAG